One part of the Streptomyces sp. AM 2-1-1 genome encodes these proteins:
- a CDS encoding histidine phosphatase family protein, whose translation MAPRILLARHGQTQWSVQGNHTGRTDIPLLDSGREGAELLGQRLHRAPWSGLPDTDVRTSPLVRASETCDLAGFGDRAENWDALMEWDYGEYEGLTPAQIKADRPDWLIWRDGVPGGESTADMTARADGVVERVRSGERDVLVFAHGHILRSLAARWLGEDLMFGARIRLEPTSLSVLGWAYGMPAVERWNDTGHLER comes from the coding sequence ATGGCACCGCGCATCCTGCTCGCCCGGCACGGCCAGACCCAGTGGTCGGTCCAGGGCAATCACACCGGCAGGACCGACATCCCGCTGCTCGACTCCGGGCGTGAGGGCGCCGAGCTGCTGGGGCAGCGGCTGCACCGCGCCCCCTGGTCCGGGCTGCCGGACACCGACGTCCGCACCAGCCCGCTGGTCCGGGCCTCCGAGACCTGCGACCTGGCCGGCTTCGGGGACCGCGCGGAGAACTGGGACGCGCTGATGGAGTGGGACTACGGGGAGTACGAGGGGCTCACCCCGGCGCAGATCAAGGCGGACCGGCCCGACTGGCTGATCTGGCGCGACGGCGTGCCCGGCGGGGAGTCCACCGCCGACATGACCGCGCGTGCCGACGGGGTCGTCGAACGGGTGCGCTCCGGGGAACGGGACGTGCTCGTCTTCGCGCACGGCCACATCCTGCGCTCGCTCGCCGCGCGCTGGCTGGGCGAGGACCTGATGTTCGGCGCCCGCATCCGGCTGGAGCCGACCTCGCTCTCCGTGCTGGGCTGGGCCTACGGGATGCCCGCCGTCGAGCGGTGGAACGACACCGGCCACCTGGAACGCTGA
- a CDS encoding tetratricopeptide repeat protein, which translates to MVSSRAVPNLVFRRLRGQRSAGEFAAAVRRAAREIGEQVACDARYIGRVESGEIRCPNYAYERVFLHMFPGASLGDLGFPDRESVRGRSARARLPAGTWRDLAGNPAAALSVPSDIEESDVLRRVFMTSGTTSVAAASIGIGAHRAAGTPVVLPAQRRAGEAEVRSVEEAVREIRVLDDQHGGGGLHRRAAQPLRAAYALLDSGVPTRRATADRLHAGAGELALSVGWLAHDSGRFEDARSYYAEALATARVAGDDALEAHAFCNTSFLARDAGRPREAVQAAEAGQRAARSVGSHRLLALLALREAGGRAGLGDRTGCDRAIARARSAFERGPAERDPEWMTFFREAEMHLLEAQCWSALGDWPRATRHGRRATALQDPHFTRNLALYRAQLAGDLARAGAADEAVRSAHQVLDLLDRVRSSRIRTMLAGTVRVLAADRGATAVAGLLERYTAARQD; encoded by the coding sequence ATGGTGTCGTCACGGGCCGTTCCCAACCTCGTCTTCCGCCGGCTGCGCGGACAGCGCTCGGCGGGAGAGTTCGCGGCAGCCGTCCGCAGGGCCGCCCGGGAGATCGGGGAGCAGGTCGCCTGTGACGCCCGTTACATCGGCCGCGTGGAGTCCGGCGAGATCCGGTGCCCGAACTACGCGTACGAACGGGTCTTCCTGCACATGTTCCCCGGCGCCAGCTTGGGGGACCTGGGCTTCCCGGACCGGGAGAGCGTGCGCGGGCGTTCGGCGCGCGCCCGCCTTCCGGCGGGGACCTGGCGGGACCTGGCCGGCAACCCGGCCGCGGCCCTCTCCGTACCCAGCGACATCGAGGAGAGCGACGTGCTGCGTCGCGTGTTCATGACGAGCGGCACCACCAGTGTGGCGGCCGCGTCGATCGGGATCGGCGCCCACCGGGCCGCCGGAACCCCGGTCGTCCTGCCCGCCCAGCGACGGGCGGGCGAAGCCGAGGTGCGTTCCGTGGAGGAGGCGGTGCGCGAGATCCGCGTCCTCGACGACCAGCACGGCGGCGGCGGGCTCCACCGCCGCGCCGCCCAGCCCCTGCGGGCCGCGTACGCCCTGCTCGACTCGGGGGTGCCCACCCGCCGTGCCACCGCCGACCGGCTGCACGCGGGAGCCGGTGAACTGGCCCTCTCGGTGGGCTGGCTGGCGCACGACTCCGGCCGGTTCGAGGACGCGCGTTCCTACTACGCGGAAGCGCTGGCCACCGCCCGGGTCGCGGGGGACGACGCGCTCGAGGCGCACGCCTTCTGCAACACCTCGTTCCTGGCCCGGGACGCCGGGCGGCCGAGGGAGGCGGTCCAGGCGGCGGAAGCCGGACAGCGGGCGGCCCGTTCGGTCGGCTCGCACCGGCTGCTGGCCCTGCTCGCGCTGCGCGAGGCGGGCGGCCGGGCGGGGCTCGGCGACCGTACGGGCTGCGACCGGGCGATCGCGCGGGCCCGGTCCGCGTTCGAACGGGGGCCGGCCGAGCGCGACCCCGAGTGGATGACCTTCTTCCGCGAGGCGGAGATGCACCTGCTGGAAGCGCAGTGCTGGTCGGCGCTGGGCGACTGGCCCCGGGCGACCCGCCACGGCCGGCGGGCCACCGCCCTCCAGGACCCGCACTTCACCAGGAACCTCGCGCTCTACCGCGCCCAGTTGGCCGGAGACCTGGCGCGGGCCGGTGCGGCGGACGAGGCGGTCCGCTCCGCGCACCAGGTGCTGGACCTGCTGGACCGGGTCAGGTCGTCGCGCATCCGGACCATGCTGGCGGGCACGGTACGCGTGCTGGCCGCCGACCGGGGCGCGACCGCGGTGGCGGGCCTGCTGGAGCGGTACACCGCCGCGCGCCAGGACTGA
- a CDS encoding fused MFS/spermidine synthase, with protein MARRGGAAGKAKPGNRAGRTTDRAERPGRSDRSGRGREARTATVDGGRAELTPDAERPNAWTLLLDGAPQSHVDLDDPAYLSFEYQRRIGHVIDLAAPPQTPLHVLHLGGGAFTLARYTAATRPRSTQQIVEIDAALVAFVRRELPLDPQARVRVRALDARAGLGKIPDGWADLVVADVFGGARTPAHLTTTEFLAEVRRVLGPGGSYVANLADGPPLAHLRGQIATAAAHFPELALAADPTVWRGRRFGNAVLVASDRPLAVAELTRRVATDPHPGRVEHGRALADFTGGATVVTDAAAKASPAPPPHAFD; from the coding sequence GTGGCACGTCGAGGAGGGGCGGCGGGGAAGGCGAAGCCCGGCAACCGCGCCGGGCGGACGACGGACCGGGCCGAGCGGCCGGGCCGTTCCGACCGGTCGGGGCGCGGGCGCGAGGCGCGCACCGCGACGGTCGACGGCGGCCGTGCCGAGCTGACCCCCGACGCGGAACGGCCGAACGCCTGGACCCTCCTGCTGGACGGGGCCCCGCAGTCCCACGTGGACCTCGACGACCCGGCGTACCTCTCCTTCGAGTACCAGCGCAGGATCGGCCACGTCATCGACCTCGCCGCACCCCCGCAGACCCCGCTGCACGTCCTGCACCTGGGCGGCGGGGCCTTCACCCTCGCCCGCTACACCGCCGCCACCCGCCCCCGCTCCACCCAGCAGATCGTCGAGATCGACGCCGCGCTCGTCGCGTTCGTCCGCCGGGAACTCCCGCTCGACCCGCAGGCGCGGGTCCGGGTCCGCGCCCTGGACGCCCGCGCGGGGCTCGGGAAGATACCCGACGGCTGGGCCGACCTCGTCGTCGCCGACGTGTTCGGCGGAGCCCGCACCCCCGCGCACCTGACGACCACGGAGTTCCTCGCCGAGGTACGGCGGGTGCTCGGGCCGGGCGGGAGTTACGTCGCCAACCTCGCCGACGGCCCGCCGCTCGCGCACCTGCGCGGCCAGATCGCCACCGCCGCCGCGCACTTCCCCGAACTCGCCCTCGCCGCCGATCCCACCGTCTGGCGCGGCCGCCGCTTCGGCAACGCGGTCCTCGTCGCCTCCGACCGGCCCCTCGCCGTCGCCGAACTGACCCGCCGGGTCGCCACCGACCCGCACCCCGGCCGTGTCGAACACGGCCGCGCCCTCGCCGACTTCACCGGCGGGGCCACCGTCGTCACCGACGCGGCCGCCAAGGCGTCCCCGGCGCCCCCGCCGCACGCGTTCGACTGA
- a CDS encoding FadR/GntR family transcriptional regulator: MSSLGPLRPSPLVDQATAHLREQITGGNWPVGTKIPGETTLAKTLGVGRSTVREAVRTLAATGMLQSRQGAGIFVVADRPHEDWPARLRRASVTDIYEVRMLIEVQAARLAAERRTDDDITVLEGAMDARRAASGWGDAEFVDADIALHRAVVAAAHNPVLTDLFGEFAPALRQGLIDLVDLLDLRAEHPGHGEDTHAALVRAVVDGDGEAAGRLTTADLEATLALLRGA, encoded by the coding sequence GTGTCCTCCCTCGGCCCCCTCCGCCCCAGCCCGCTCGTCGACCAGGCCACCGCCCATCTGCGGGAACAGATCACCGGCGGCAACTGGCCCGTCGGCACGAAGATCCCGGGCGAGACCACCCTCGCCAAGACCCTCGGCGTCGGCCGCTCCACCGTCCGTGAGGCCGTCCGCACTCTCGCCGCGACCGGCATGCTCCAGTCCCGCCAGGGCGCCGGCATCTTCGTCGTCGCCGACCGCCCCCACGAGGACTGGCCGGCCCGGCTGCGCCGGGCGTCGGTCACCGACATCTACGAGGTCCGCATGCTCATCGAGGTGCAGGCCGCCCGGCTCGCCGCCGAACGCCGCACCGACGACGACATCACCGTCCTGGAGGGGGCCATGGACGCCCGGCGGGCCGCCAGTGGGTGGGGCGACGCGGAGTTCGTCGACGCCGACATCGCCCTGCACCGGGCGGTGGTCGCCGCCGCCCACAACCCCGTCCTCACCGACCTCTTCGGCGAGTTCGCCCCGGCGCTGCGCCAGGGGCTCATCGACCTGGTCGATCTGCTCGACCTGCGGGCGGAGCACCCCGGCCACGGCGAGGACACCCACGCGGCGCTCGTCCGCGCCGTCGTGGACGGGGACGGGGAGGCGGCCGGGCGGCTGACCACGGCCGACCTGGAGGCCACCCTCGCCCTGCTGCGCGGTGCGTGA
- a CDS encoding bifunctional aspartate transaminase/aspartate 4-decarboxylase encodes MPRTSLSREEIRSYARLSPFELKDMFIRIAQTSQSDRPGQKGQAMRAMLNAGRGNPNWVATGPREAYHALGYFALSECKRVWTADNLGGMPELKGCAERFASFARAHPDLPGMELLQASFELAVKRFGFDPDAFVHEMADSSIGDNYPVPDRILHHTERIVRAYVADEMFDHRPPPDQNLSLFATEGGTAAMCYIFDSLMKNGILAKGDRIALMVPVFTPYLEIPELDTYDFDVVRVEASLFTETGVRQWRYPEEEVAKLADPSVKLVCCVNPSNPPSLALSQRVADQIAGIVADANPRLIVVTDDVYGTFVEGFRSLAADLPRNTLLVYSYSKHYGATGWRLGVIGLHDDNVIDEMLAAHSPEWKERLDRRYGTLSLEPEKIRFIDRLVADSRQVALNHTAGLSLPQQVMMVLFSLFDMLDEGQAYKHRIRAIVQQRLELLLEGVHMKISEDPKRAAYYIELDLLAEAERVRGRAFADFLEQNYEPVDPLFRLAEQTGVVLLNGGGFDGPEWSVRVSLANLDDLDYLRIGHHLRVIFDEYAQEWQEATGT; translated from the coding sequence ATGCCCAGGACCAGCCTCAGCCGGGAAGAGATCCGGTCGTACGCGCGGCTCAGCCCGTTCGAACTCAAGGACATGTTCATCCGGATCGCCCAAACCTCGCAGAGCGACCGGCCCGGCCAGAAGGGTCAGGCGATGCGCGCGATGCTCAACGCGGGCCGGGGCAACCCGAACTGGGTCGCGACCGGGCCGCGCGAGGCGTACCACGCGCTCGGTTACTTCGCGCTCTCCGAGTGCAAGCGCGTCTGGACGGCGGACAACCTCGGCGGGATGCCCGAGCTGAAGGGCTGCGCCGAGCGGTTCGCGTCCTTCGCGCGGGCTCATCCCGACCTGCCGGGGATGGAGCTGCTCCAGGCCTCGTTCGAGCTGGCGGTGAAGCGCTTCGGCTTCGATCCCGACGCGTTCGTCCACGAGATGGCGGACTCGTCGATCGGCGACAACTACCCGGTCCCGGACCGGATCCTGCACCACACGGAGCGGATCGTCCGGGCGTACGTGGCCGACGAGATGTTCGACCACAGGCCGCCCCCGGACCAGAACCTGAGCCTGTTCGCCACCGAGGGCGGCACGGCCGCGATGTGCTACATCTTCGACTCGCTGATGAAGAACGGCATCCTGGCGAAGGGTGACCGCATCGCCCTGATGGTGCCGGTGTTCACGCCCTACCTGGAGATCCCCGAGCTGGACACGTACGACTTCGACGTGGTGCGGGTGGAGGCGAGCCTCTTCACGGAGACGGGTGTGCGGCAGTGGCGCTACCCGGAGGAGGAGGTCGCCAAGCTGGCGGATCCCTCGGTGAAGCTCGTCTGCTGCGTCAACCCGAGCAATCCGCCCTCGCTGGCGCTCTCCCAGCGGGTCGCCGACCAGATCGCGGGGATCGTGGCGGACGCGAACCCGCGTCTGATCGTGGTGACCGACGACGTCTACGGGACGTTCGTGGAGGGGTTCCGCTCGCTCGCCGCCGATCTGCCGCGCAACACCCTGCTGGTGTACTCGTACTCCAAGCACTACGGCGCGACGGGCTGGCGGCTCGGCGTGATCGGTCTGCACGACGACAACGTGATCGACGAGATGCTGGCGGCGCACTCCCCAGAGTGGAAGGAACGGCTCGACCGGCGGTACGGGACGCTGTCGCTCGAACCGGAGAAGATCCGGTTCATCGACCGGCTGGTGGCCGACTCCCGTCAGGTGGCGCTGAACCACACGGCCGGGCTCTCCCTCCCCCAGCAGGTGATGATGGTGCTCTTCTCGCTCTTCGACATGCTGGACGAGGGGCAGGCGTACAAGCACCGGATCCGCGCCATCGTCCAGCAGCGGCTCGAACTCCTGCTGGAGGGGGTGCACATGAAGATCTCGGAGGACCCGAAGCGCGCGGCGTACTACATCGAGCTGGACCTGCTCGCGGAGGCCGAGCGGGTGCGGGGCAGGGCGTTCGCCGACTTCCTGGAGCAGAACTACGAGCCGGTGGACCCGCTTTTCCGGCTCGCCGAGCAGACCGGGGTGGTGCTGCTCAACGGCGGCGGTTTCGACGGCCCCGAGTGGTCGGTACGCGTCTCCCTCGCCAACCTCGACGACCTGGACTACCTCCGGATCGGCCACCACCTGCGGGTGATCTTCGACGAGTACGCGCAGGAGTGGCAGGAGGCCACCGGCACCTGA
- a CDS encoding 2-isopropylmalate synthase has product MPTTHSFPTLRTPRGPVPAGSPAWNPQRASSMPSHRYRSAFDRVNVPAVERRWPDARIEKAPLWVPVDLRDGNQALAEPMDTPRKRRMFDLLVTMGFKEIEVGYPSASRTDFDFVRHLVESDAVPEDVTPVVFTPARPELIERTFASVAGLDRAVVHLYIPTAPVWRDVVLRRDRAQLWTTVREAAELMDRLAGERSATTIRFEFSPEVFVLTEPDFVLEVCNGLTALWDASPDRPVIHNLPATVEIATPNVYADQIEYMHRSLDRRESVILSVHPHHDRGTGVACAELAVLAGAQRVEGCLFGNGERTGNVDLVNLALNLHSQGVDPMVDFSDIDEIRRTVEHCNRLAVPPRHPYAGDLVYTAFSGTHQDAISKGFAHHERTGSPTWEVPYLPIDPADVGRGYEAVIRVNSQSGKGGIAHLLHSTHGVDLPGRMRADFSRTVQRATDESGEEATAKDLWELFTATYLTPGRDGRLALEEWTTRPTEGGEHRFVCILRTECGGGERTGDFEGTGNGPLSAFVRALAGAGHEVEILGFTQHATSGGQDSPAMAYAECRVGGRVVWGAGRDTSVLTASVLAVLSAVNRAG; this is encoded by the coding sequence ATGCCCACGACGCACAGCTTCCCCACCCTCCGCACGCCGCGCGGTCCGGTGCCCGCCGGATCCCCCGCGTGGAACCCGCAGCGGGCGAGCTCCATGCCCTCGCACCGCTACCGGTCGGCCTTCGACCGGGTGAACGTCCCCGCAGTGGAGCGCCGTTGGCCGGACGCGCGGATCGAGAAGGCGCCCCTGTGGGTCCCCGTCGACCTGCGTGACGGCAATCAGGCGCTGGCCGAACCGATGGACACCCCGCGCAAGCGGCGGATGTTCGACCTGCTGGTCACCATGGGGTTCAAGGAGATCGAGGTCGGCTACCCCTCCGCAAGCCGGACGGACTTCGACTTCGTCCGCCATCTGGTGGAGAGCGACGCAGTCCCGGAAGACGTGACCCCCGTCGTCTTCACCCCGGCCAGGCCGGAGCTGATCGAGCGGACCTTCGCGTCGGTGGCCGGTCTGGACCGGGCGGTGGTCCACCTCTACATCCCGACCGCCCCCGTCTGGCGCGACGTCGTCCTGCGCCGGGACCGCGCCCAGCTCTGGACCACCGTGCGGGAGGCGGCGGAGCTGATGGACCGGCTGGCCGGGGAGCGGTCCGCGACGACGATCCGGTTCGAGTTCTCCCCCGAGGTGTTCGTGCTGACCGAGCCGGACTTCGTCCTGGAGGTCTGCAACGGGCTGACGGCGCTCTGGGACGCCTCACCGGACCGTCCGGTGATCCACAACCTGCCCGCCACGGTGGAGATCGCGACACCGAACGTCTACGCGGATCAGATCGAGTACATGCACCGCTCCCTGGACCGCAGGGAGTCGGTGATCCTCTCCGTCCACCCGCACCACGACCGGGGCACCGGGGTGGCCTGCGCCGAACTCGCCGTACTGGCCGGGGCGCAGCGGGTGGAGGGCTGCCTCTTCGGCAACGGCGAGCGCACCGGCAACGTCGATCTGGTGAACCTGGCCCTGAACCTGCACTCCCAGGGGGTCGACCCGATGGTGGACTTCTCGGACATCGACGAGATCCGCCGCACCGTCGAGCACTGCAACCGGCTGGCGGTGCCGCCGCGCCACCCGTACGCCGGCGACCTGGTGTACACCGCGTTCTCCGGCACCCACCAGGACGCGATCAGCAAGGGGTTCGCGCACCACGAGCGCACCGGATCACCGACCTGGGAGGTGCCGTACCTGCCGATCGACCCGGCGGACGTGGGGCGCGGCTACGAGGCGGTCATCCGGGTCAACAGCCAGTCCGGCAAGGGCGGGATCGCCCATCTGCTGCACTCCACCCACGGGGTGGACCTGCCCGGCCGGATGCGGGCCGACTTCTCCCGCACGGTGCAGAGGGCGACCGACGAGAGCGGCGAGGAGGCGACCGCGAAGGACCTGTGGGAGCTGTTCACGGCGACGTACCTGACCCCGGGCCGGGACGGCCGGCTCGCGCTGGAGGAGTGGACCACCCGTCCCACCGAGGGCGGGGAGCACCGGTTCGTGTGCATCCTGCGCACCGAGTGCGGCGGCGGGGAGAGGACGGGCGACTTCGAGGGCACCGGCAATGGGCCCCTGTCGGCGTTCGTCCGCGCGTTGGCGGGCGCCGGTCACGAGGTGGAGATCCTCGGCTTCACCCAGCACGCGACGAGCGGCGGCCAGGACAGCCCGGCGATGGCGTACGCGGAGTGCCGGGTCGGCGGCCGGGTGGTCTGGGGTGCGGGCCGGGACACCTCGGTGCTGACGGCCTCGGTCCTGGCGGTGCTCTCGGCGGTGAACCGGGCGGGGTGA